One genomic region from Tachysurus fulvidraco isolate hzauxx_2018 chromosome 14, HZAU_PFXX_2.0, whole genome shotgun sequence encodes:
- the pcsk5b gene encoding proprotein convertase subtilisin/kexin type 5b isoform X6 has translation MVVDGALRRLGSLCVLALCFGFACPRARVYTNHWAVRIAGGTDVADQIASRYGYSNLGQIGDLKDYYHFFHSRTIKRSTLSSRGAHSFISMEPKVEWIQQQVIKRRVKRDYKPLYPGSVKTSAAQSDSIYFNDAKWSSMWYIHCNDNIHNCQSDMNIVGAWKRGYTGKDVVVTILDDGIERNHPDLIQNYDNQASYDVNGNDLDPMPRYDASNENKHGTRCAGEVAASANNSHCTVGIAYNAKIGGVRMLDGDVTDMVEARSLSLQPQHIDIYSASWGPDDDGKTVDGPAALARQAFENGIRQGRKGRGSIFVWASGNGGRSRDHCSCDGYTNSIYTISISSTAESGRKPWYLEECASTLTTTYSSGENYDRKIITTDLRQRCTDSHTGTSASAPMAAGIIALALEANPLLTWRDVQHIIVKTSRAGHLSAPDWKTNAAGYNVSHLYGFGLMDAEAMVKEAERWKQVPTQHICVENADRQIRTIRPEHVVRSVYKATGCTDNANHHVIYLEHVVVRITITHPRRGDLSINLTSPSGTKSQLLANRLFDHSMEGFKNWEFMTTHCWGEKAAGDWILEIYDSPSQVRSQKAPGKLKEWSLVLYGTSVHPYSSRSDKTRSAPESPEDEYIEEYAEICHLL, from the exons ATCGGCGACCTGAAGGACTACTACCATTTCTTCCACAGCCGGACGATAAAAAGGTCGACGCTCTCCAGCCGTGGCGCACACAGCTTTATCTCCATGGAACCAAAG GTGGAATGGATTCAGCAGCAAGTGATAAAGAGAAGGGTAAAGCGAGATTATAAACCCTTGTACCCAGGGTCAGTCAAGACCAGCGCAGCCCAGTCTGACTCCATCTACTTCAACGATGCTAAATGGAGTAGCATGTGGTACATA CACTGTAATGACAATATACACAACTGCCAGTCAGACATGAACATTGTTGGTGCCTGGAAGAGGGGATATACTGGGAAAGATGTAGTGGTCACTATATTGGATGATGGTATTGAGCGGAACCACCCAGACCTCATACAAAACTAT GATAACCAGGCCAGTTATGATGTAAATGGAAATGACTTGGACCCCATGCCCAGATACGATGCCAGCAATGAAAACAA GCATGGCACACGGTGTGCTGGGGAAGTGGCAGCATCTGCCAACAACTCTCACTGCACTGTGGGCATTGCCTACAACGCCAAGATTGGGG GTGTGCGCATGTTGGACGGAGATGTGACAGACATGGTGGAGGCAAGGTCACTAAGTTTGCAGCCACAGCACATTGACATATACAGTGCTAGCTGGGGACCAGATGATGATGGCAAAACCGTAGACGGGCCTGCAGCACTTGCCAGACAGGCCTTCGAGAATGGCATCCGACAG GGCAGGAAAGGCCGCGGTTCCATTTTTGTGTGGGCGTCAGGTAACGGCGGGCGGAGCCGAGATCACTGCTCATGTGATGGCTACACCAACAGCATTTACACCATCTCCATAAGCAGCACAGCAGAGAGTGGTCGCAAGCCCTGGTACCTGGAAGAATGTGCCTCTACTCTCACCACTACATATAGCAGTGGTGAAAACTACGACCGCAAGATT ATCACTACAGATCTAAGGCAGCGCTGCACAGACAGTCACACTGGAACATCAGCATCAGCTCCAATGGCTGCTGGGATCATTGCACTTGCCTTAGAGGCAAA CCCTCTCCTGACATGGAGGGATGTACAGCACATCATAGTGAAAACGTCACGCGCTGGCCATCTCAGTGCTCCTGACTGGAAAACCAATGCAGCAGGATACAATG TAAGTCACCTATATGGTTTTGGGCTCATGGATGCTGAGGCCATGGTCAAAGAAGCTGAGAGATGGAAACAAGTACCCACACAGCATATATGTGTGGAAAACGCAGACAGGCAAATAAG GACAATTCGCCCAGAGCATGTTGTTCGCTCTGTTTACAAGGCAACGGGCTGTACAGATAATGCGAATCATCATGTCATTTATTTGGAACATGTGGTTGTACGCATCACTATAACCCATCCACGGCGGGGAGACCTATCAATTAATTTGACTTCACCATCAGGGACAAAGTCGCAGCTCCTTGCAAACAG ACTCTTTGACCACTCAATGGAGGGCTTTAAGAACTGGGAGTTCATGACTACTCACTGTTGGGGAGAGAAAGCTGCTGGAGACTGGATCCTCGAGATCTATGACTCACCTTCACAAGTCCGGAGTCAGAAAGCCCCGG GTAAACTAAAGGAGTGGTCTTTGGTGCTTTATGGTACGTCAGTGCACCCATATTCTTCCCGCAGTGACAAGACTCGCTCTGCGCCGGAGTCTCCAGAGGATGAGTATATTGAGGAGTATGCAG AAATCTGTCATCTCTTGTAA